Proteins found in one Candidatus Cybelea sp. genomic segment:
- a CDS encoding alkaline phosphatase family protein — protein sequence MTRCLGVVFLIAAAFAGCSSSGGSSSPVPITPPTQGPPQKGPEGKYIKHVVLIVQENRTFNDIFAGFKGADTTFYGYTHTGARVRLRAITFKGPDVLHNWGNAMADWNHGRMNGFDRSLYTNNRPAGTYVYAYLQRKQVTPYWTMAREYVLADHMFPTMFGPSFTAHLDLVASTTNISADEAEVDGPTGQPWGCDAPAGTWTYLLNPQRERSGNGPFPCFTQYNTMAETLDAARISWRYYAPQGRYALARLWSPFAAMRKVRFGPDWERNVISPQTTVLRDIAHGRLPQVSWVIPDGMDSDHAGSQSDKGASWVASVVNAIGESQYWNTTAIVVLWDDWGGWYDNVSPPQRDFVGLGIRVPCIIISPYAKVEYVSHTPYEFGSVLKLIEETFQLDSLGPASRGYTDTRATSLVDSFDFKQKPRVFQPIPAPYPPAYFLSRPPSGLPPDSE from the coding sequence ATGACGCGTTGCCTCGGCGTCGTCTTTCTCATTGCAGCAGCGTTCGCGGGCTGTTCCTCGAGTGGCGGCAGCAGCTCGCCGGTCCCGATTACGCCGCCGACGCAGGGACCGCCACAAAAGGGGCCCGAGGGCAAGTACATCAAGCACGTCGTTCTCATCGTGCAGGAGAATCGGACCTTCAACGACATTTTTGCCGGCTTCAAGGGTGCCGATACGACGTTTTACGGCTACACGCACACTGGAGCCAGAGTTCGCCTTCGCGCGATCACCTTCAAGGGGCCGGATGTACTCCACAACTGGGGCAATGCAATGGCCGACTGGAACCACGGCCGCATGAACGGATTCGACAGAAGCCTCTACACGAACAATAGGCCGGCCGGAACCTATGTCTACGCGTATCTCCAGCGTAAGCAAGTCACTCCGTATTGGACGATGGCGCGCGAATACGTGCTGGCGGACCACATGTTTCCGACGATGTTCGGGCCATCGTTTACGGCCCACCTCGATTTGGTCGCGAGCACGACCAACATTAGCGCCGATGAAGCCGAGGTCGACGGTCCGACCGGGCAGCCTTGGGGTTGCGATGCTCCGGCTGGCACGTGGACGTATCTGCTGAACCCGCAACGCGAGAGGAGCGGGAACGGACCGTTTCCATGCTTTACACAATATAATACGATGGCGGAGACGCTCGACGCCGCGCGCATAAGCTGGAGGTACTACGCGCCGCAAGGCAGGTATGCGTTAGCGCGGCTCTGGTCGCCGTTTGCGGCCATGCGGAAAGTGCGGTTTGGGCCCGACTGGGAGAGGAACGTCATCTCGCCTCAAACGACGGTGCTCAGAGATATCGCACATGGAAGGCTCCCGCAGGTATCGTGGGTGATCCCAGATGGCATGGACTCCGATCACGCCGGCTCGCAGAGCGACAAGGGAGCGTCGTGGGTAGCGAGTGTGGTGAATGCAATCGGTGAGAGCCAATACTGGAACACCACTGCTATCGTCGTGCTTTGGGACGACTGGGGTGGATGGTACGACAACGTGTCGCCCCCACAACGCGATTTCGTCGGTCTCGGCATTCGAGTTCCATGTATCATCATCTCGCCTTACGCAAAGGTCGAGTACGTTTCGCATACGCCGTACGAATTCGGCAGCGTTCTCAAACTCATCGAGGAAACGTTCCAGCTCGATTCGCTCGGACCGGCTTCCAGAGGATACACCGATACGCGCGCCACCAGCCTTGTGGACAGCTTTGACTTCAAGCAGAAACCGCGCGTCTTCCAGCCGATCCCCGCGCCTTATCCGCCGGCATACTTTCTATCGCGGCCGCCTTCAGGGCTACCACCTGATTCAGAGTAG
- a CDS encoding helicase-related protein — protein MKRWNKATKRSRSTSKIQPSTSTQAPSGPKKAARPSALPPPTPSEAAFEAVLRSFSQATSLEAASAAGETDAAAEGSAFDEASAFVERVFAAGDEYLRDPYSTIDDATRFHTKLAGVSFEGRQDVIAGMRAEAPLELRRQPENPHDANAVAVCYGHLQLGFLNKKLAAHIAPLIDAGARYRARVASLTGGSTGSAQAVSGRSRGVNILIERDAAPLRSARERSLQTMRAGGETDAAQTSELVRAALIGTARPHEAQLAVLERVEAGKNTLAVLGTGRGKSFCFQYTAAMRAFSGSGRTLVVYPLRALANDQYEALVRTLEPMGLRFFRANGSIDALEREALFAALEAGAWDVVLATPEFLEFHRDALRGKSAPSFVVVDEAHHLHESRHRAAYARLADTIRSLGNPQVLALTATATDEAFARIVADLRIESWVIDPTVRENLDVVDARGTKDKIGYLTELFAARGEQREKGIVYCYSRSEVTKVAKRLRKELGDEVMFYHGKMPNGERLEIERLFREGRLRVIIATSAFGEGIDLPDVRHVVLYHLNFDSGEFNQQAGRAGRDGGPARIHLLFGQHDRTLNEFLIDLDAPPLARLREIYRGLRSLARDGVVHGDNVALTGALDSDGVRDRSVGAALRIFSDAQLVELGEDDEGRYVRFLPVSGRIEMERNERYAEGEATRDAFARFCELALKAPAPTLERIINRPIYPSRAQLRR, from the coding sequence ATGAAGCGTTGGAACAAGGCCACGAAGAGATCTCGCTCAACCTCGAAGATTCAACCGAGCACCAGCACTCAGGCGCCGAGCGGCCCGAAGAAGGCGGCGCGCCCTAGCGCGCTCCCCCCGCCCACACCGTCGGAGGCTGCCTTCGAGGCGGTTCTTCGTTCTTTTTCACAAGCGACATCGCTCGAGGCCGCGAGCGCGGCCGGCGAAACCGATGCGGCCGCCGAAGGGAGCGCCTTCGACGAGGCCAGTGCATTCGTCGAGCGCGTCTTTGCGGCCGGCGATGAGTATCTGCGCGATCCCTACTCGACGATCGACGACGCAACCCGCTTTCACACTAAGCTCGCCGGCGTCTCCTTCGAAGGGCGCCAGGACGTCATCGCCGGCATGCGCGCCGAGGCGCCGCTCGAACTGCGGCGGCAGCCGGAGAACCCGCACGACGCCAACGCCGTCGCCGTGTGCTACGGCCACCTGCAGCTGGGCTTTCTGAACAAGAAGTTAGCCGCCCATATCGCGCCGCTGATCGATGCGGGTGCGCGGTATCGCGCGCGGGTCGCCTCGCTGACCGGGGGCTCGACGGGCTCAGCGCAGGCCGTAAGCGGTAGAAGTCGCGGCGTCAACATTCTCATCGAGCGCGATGCCGCTCCGCTGCGCAGTGCACGCGAGCGGTCGCTGCAAACCATGCGTGCCGGAGGCGAGACCGATGCAGCGCAGACGAGCGAGCTGGTACGCGCGGCGCTGATCGGAACCGCTCGGCCGCACGAAGCGCAGCTGGCGGTTCTCGAGCGCGTCGAGGCCGGGAAGAATACGCTGGCGGTGCTGGGAACCGGGCGCGGTAAATCGTTCTGCTTTCAGTACACCGCGGCGATGCGCGCCTTTAGCGGCAGCGGCCGCACGCTGGTCGTCTATCCCCTGCGGGCGCTGGCCAACGATCAATACGAGGCGCTCGTGCGAACGCTCGAGCCGATGGGCTTGCGCTTCTTTCGAGCCAACGGCTCGATCGACGCGCTCGAGCGTGAGGCGCTCTTTGCGGCGCTTGAGGCGGGAGCCTGGGACGTCGTGCTCGCGACGCCGGAGTTTCTCGAGTTCCACCGCGACGCGCTGCGAGGCAAGAGCGCTCCGTCGTTCGTGGTCGTCGACGAGGCGCACCATCTGCACGAGTCGCGGCATCGGGCCGCCTACGCTCGGCTCGCCGATACGATCCGGTCGCTCGGCAATCCCCAAGTGCTCGCGCTGACCGCCACTGCGACCGACGAGGCATTCGCGCGGATCGTCGCCGACCTGCGCATCGAATCGTGGGTGATCGACCCCACGGTGCGTGAGAATCTCGACGTCGTCGACGCGCGCGGTACCAAAGACAAGATCGGCTACCTCACCGAGCTCTTCGCTGCGCGGGGCGAGCAGCGGGAGAAGGGAATCGTCTACTGCTACTCACGTTCGGAGGTCACGAAAGTCGCCAAGCGATTGCGCAAAGAGCTGGGCGACGAAGTGATGTTCTACCACGGTAAGATGCCCAACGGCGAGCGATTGGAGATCGAGCGGCTCTTTCGCGAGGGCCGGCTGCGGGTGATCATCGCGACCTCGGCGTTTGGCGAGGGCATCGACTTGCCCGACGTGCGTCACGTCGTGCTCTACCATCTCAACTTCGATTCGGGGGAGTTCAATCAGCAGGCCGGGCGGGCGGGGCGCGACGGCGGCCCGGCGCGCATTCACCTGCTCTTCGGGCAGCACGACCGCACCCTCAACGAGTTCCTGATCGACCTCGACGCGCCCCCGCTCGCGCGGCTGCGCGAGATCTATCGCGGCCTGCGCAGCCTCGCGCGCGACGGCGTCGTGCACGGCGACAACGTCGCGCTTACGGGGGCCTTGGACTCCGATGGCGTTCGCGATCGCAGCGTCGGCGCCGCGCTGCGCATCTTTTCGGACGCGCAGCTCGTGGAACTGGGCGAGGACGACGAGGGCCGTTACGTTCGCTTTCTCCCGGTGAGCGGACGAATCGAGATGGAGCGCAACGAGCGGTACGCCGAGGGCGAAGCGACACGCGATGCTTTTGCCCGCTTCTGCGAGTTGGCGCTGAAGGCTCCCGCGCCGACGCTCGAGCGAATCATCAACCGGCCAATCTATCCCTCGCGCGCGCAGCTCCGCCGTTAG